In the genome of Bacteroidota bacterium, one region contains:
- the sufB gene encoding Fe-S cluster assembly protein SufB, translated as MATENNDIEVLTNKEYKYGFVTEIEMDIAPPGLNEDVVRLISKKKKEPDWLLEWRLKAYRHWLTMEEPKWHNVRYPAIDYQAASYYAAPKQKKQLSSLDEVDPELLRTYEKLGISLDEQKRLTGVAVDAVFDSVSVATTFKKTLGELGIIFCSFSEAVHHHPELVKKYLGSVVPYTDNFFASLNSAVFSDGSFCFIPKGVRCPMELSTYFRINAAETGQFERTLIVAEEGAYVSYLEGCTAPMRDTNQLHAAVVELVALDNAQIKYSTVQNWYPGDKEGKGGIYNFVTKRGKAMTNAKISWTQVETGSAITWKYPSCILQGDNSVGEFYSVAVTNHYQQADTGTKMIHIGRNTKSTIVSKGISGGFGQNSYRGLVKIAKGATGSRNFSQCDSLLLGDKCGAHTFPYIEVKNTSSKVEHEASTSKIGEDQIFYCKQRGLSGEDAVNMIVNGFCKEVFRELPMEFAVEAQKLLGVSLEGSVG; from the coding sequence ATGGCAACAGAAAACAACGATATCGAAGTTCTTACCAACAAAGAATACAAGTACGGCTTCGTCACCGAAATCGAGATGGATATTGCTCCGCCCGGATTGAACGAGGATGTTGTCCGTCTTATCTCGAAGAAAAAGAAAGAACCGGATTGGTTGCTTGAGTGGCGATTGAAGGCATACCGCCACTGGCTTACGATGGAAGAGCCGAAGTGGCACAACGTCCGATATCCGGCAATCGACTATCAAGCGGCAAGTTATTATGCCGCGCCAAAGCAGAAGAAACAACTCAGCAGCCTTGACGAAGTCGATCCTGAATTGCTGAGAACCTATGAAAAGCTCGGTATCTCACTCGACGAGCAAAAACGGTTGACCGGCGTAGCGGTTGATGCGGTGTTCGACAGTGTTTCTGTTGCGACCACATTCAAGAAGACTCTCGGCGAGTTGGGTATTATCTTCTGTTCGTTCAGCGAAGCAGTACACCATCATCCCGAACTTGTCAAGAAATATCTCGGTTCTGTTGTTCCGTACACGGATAATTTCTTTGCGTCGCTCAACTCGGCTGTATTTAGTGACGGCTCATTCTGTTTTATCCCGAAAGGCGTTCGCTGCCCGATGGAACTCTCAACGTACTTCCGCATCAATGCGGCTGAGACGGGACAGTTTGAGCGCACGCTGATTGTCGCGGAAGAAGGGGCTTATGTCAGCTATCTTGAAGGCTGTACCGCCCCGATGCGCGACACTAACCAGTTGCATGCCGCGGTTGTCGAATTGGTTGCCCTTGATAACGCACAGATAAAGTACTCGACTGTGCAGAACTGGTACCCGGGAGATAAGGAAGGGAAGGGAGGTATCTACAACTTCGTTACAAAACGCGGCAAGGCCATGACGAATGCAAAAATCTCGTGGACTCAAGTCGAAACCGGATCGGCGATTACTTGGAAGTATCCGAGTTGCATTCTTCAGGGAGATAATTCAGTTGGCGAGTTCTATTCCGTTGCGGTCACAAATCACTATCAGCAGGCCGACACCGGAACGAAGATGATTCACATTGGCAGGAATACGAAGAGTACAATCGTCTCGAAAGGCATTTCGGGCGGCTTCGGGCAGAATTCGTATCGGGGACTTGTGAAGATAGCCAAAGGCGCAACCGGTTCACGGAATTTCTCTCAGTGTGATTCACTGTTGCTCGGCGACAAATGCGGGGCGCATACGTTCCCCTACATCGAAGTCAAGAACACCTCTTCCAAAGTCGAACACGAAGCCTCGACATCGAAGATCGGCGAAGATCAGATTTTCTACTGCAAGCAACGCGGGTTGTCGGGGGAAGATGCAGTGAACATGATTGTCAACGGCTTCTGCAAGGAAGTATTTCGTGAACTGCCGATGGAGTTTGCCGTCGAGGCGCAAAAGTTGTTAGGCGTAAGCCTTGAAGGAAGTGTCGGATGA
- a CDS encoding DUF2281 domain-containing protein — translation MLWQKLSSCPPEVQAEILDFIDYLVAKKGGQFAGSVPQPGLGKNMFSYVAEDFDAPLEDFREYME, via the coding sequence ATGCTCTGGCAGAAGCTCAGTTCATGTCCCCCGGAAGTACAAGCGGAGATTCTTGACTTCATAGACTATTTGGTGGCGAAGAAGGGTGGCCAATTCGCCGGATCTGTTCCGCAGCCGGGATTGGGCAAGAATATGTTTAGTTATGTTGCGGAAGATTTTGATGCGCCACTTGAAGATTTTCGAGAGTATATGGAATGA
- a CDS encoding type II toxin-antitoxin system VapC family toxin — MKLLLDTHALIWFLQDDERLTAEAKKAIQTSGNVSFVSLASMWEMAIKSSLGKLKIEVPFGEIPNSVRKSGLEMLDIRFEHIETVSGMPFFHRDPFDRILIAQAIFSRLSLVSNESVFEQYGIERIW, encoded by the coding sequence ATGAAGCTGCTTCTCGATACCCACGCACTCATTTGGTTTTTGCAAGACGATGAGAGACTGACGGCAGAAGCGAAGAAAGCGATTCAAACATCAGGTAATGTGAGCTTCGTAAGTTTGGCAAGTATGTGGGAGATGGCAATCAAGAGCAGTCTTGGCAAGCTAAAAATCGAAGTTCCATTTGGCGAGATTCCGAATAGTGTCCGTAAGTCTGGGTTGGAAATGCTTGATATTCGGTTTGAGCATATTGAGACGGTAAGTGGAATGCCTTTCTTTCATCGGGACCCGTTTGACAGGATCTTAATTGCGCAGGCGATCTTCAGTAGGCTCTCTCTGGTGAGCAACGAATCTGTTTTCGAACAATACGGCATAGAACGAATCTGGTAA
- the sufC gene encoding Fe-S cluster assembly ATPase SufC produces the protein MLEVKNLHASVNGNEILHGINLKVNAGEVHAIMGPNGSGKSTFAGVLAGRDAYDVTDGQVVYQGKDLLDMDPEERAREGVFLAFQYPVEIPGVTNTYFLKAGLNAIRKHRGLEPLDAVDFLALVKNKMKLVEMDQSLLNRPVNEGFSGGEKKRNEIFQMAVLEPKLSILDETDSGLDIDALRIVADGVNKLRSKENATIVVTHYQRLLNYIVPDFVHVLVDGKIVKSGGKELALQLEERGYDWIREETEAVA, from the coding sequence ATGTTAGAAGTAAAAAATCTCCACGCCTCGGTGAATGGCAACGAAATTCTCCACGGCATCAATCTGAAAGTCAATGCAGGCGAAGTGCATGCCATCATGGGACCGAATGGTTCCGGAAAGAGTACGTTTGCCGGCGTCCTTGCGGGACGAGACGCGTACGATGTGACCGACGGACAGGTCGTGTATCAAGGAAAAGACTTGCTCGACATGGACCCTGAAGAGCGGGCCCGCGAGGGGGTGTTCCTTGCATTCCAATATCCGGTCGAGATTCCCGGAGTGACGAATACCTATTTCTTGAAAGCGGGACTGAATGCGATCCGCAAGCATCGCGGACTCGAACCGCTCGATGCGGTGGACTTTCTCGCTCTCGTGAAGAACAAGATGAAACTGGTCGAAATGGATCAAAGCTTACTCAACCGGCCCGTGAACGAAGGGTTCTCGGGCGGAGAAAAGAAGCGAAACGAAATCTTCCAGATGGCGGTGCTTGAACCGAAACTCTCGATTCTCGACGAAACGGATTCCGGCCTTGATATCGACGCGTTGCGCATCGTCGCTGACGGCGTCAACAAACTTCGCTCGAAAGAGAATGCGACGATCGTGGTTACACACTATCAACGACTGCTGAACTACATCGTTCCCGATTTCGTTCACGTTCTGGTTGACGGGAAGATTGTGAAGAGCGGCGGCAAGGAACTTGCGCTGCAACTGGAAGAACGGGGTTACGACTGGATCCGTGAAGAAACGGAAGCTGTTGCTTGA
- the sufD gene encoding Fe-S cluster assembly protein SufD: MKETQSIEWYKSRFDLFEKSLNGESKTPLHALRKQAIQTFAGMGFPSTHEEEWRFTNVLPIARTEFTPAFEYSAKGLRQADIDKFTFGGLNCTRLVFINGHLADEFSTHDPQPGVTIAGLKSALASHPELVSRHLAKYVKVDENAFTALSTAFIHDGAFVHVEENIEATNPIHLLFIVTGDQKVAVSPRNLIIAERGSKVSIVESYVSLATAPYLTNAVTEFVVDENAAIEHDKLQDESIEGFHIGTIHFQQSRTSNVVSNAINLGAAIARNNITAVLNGEGIESTLNGLSLATGTQHVDNHTTIDHAKPHCASHELYKSILDGKSKGVFNGKIFVRKDAQKTDAKQTNKTLLLSDDATIDTKPQLEIFADDVKCTHGATVGHLDEEQKFYLRSRGIGEEEANDLLTFAFASDVINRVHVDALREQLDTMIHARLQRGRTLAG; the protein is encoded by the coding sequence ATGAAAGAAACACAAAGCATAGAGTGGTATAAATCCAGATTTGACCTTTTTGAGAAGAGTCTGAACGGCGAATCCAAAACACCGTTGCATGCGCTTCGCAAACAAGCGATCCAAACATTTGCGGGAATGGGATTTCCCTCGACGCACGAGGAGGAGTGGCGCTTTACGAATGTTCTGCCGATTGCCAGAACGGAATTCACCCCCGCCTTCGAGTATTCCGCCAAAGGGTTAAGGCAAGCGGATATCGACAAATTCACTTTCGGAGGGTTGAATTGTACGCGCCTCGTCTTCATCAACGGGCATTTGGCGGATGAATTCTCCACCCATGATCCCCAACCGGGAGTAACAATCGCAGGGCTGAAGTCGGCGCTGGCTTCGCATCCGGAACTCGTGAGCCGGCATTTGGCAAAGTATGTGAAGGTCGACGAGAATGCCTTTACGGCACTGAGCACGGCGTTTATACACGACGGCGCCTTTGTGCATGTTGAAGAGAATATCGAAGCGACGAACCCGATTCACTTGCTCTTCATCGTGACGGGAGATCAAAAAGTGGCGGTAAGTCCGCGCAATCTGATTATAGCAGAACGCGGAAGCAAAGTTTCGATTGTCGAGAGTTACGTCAGTCTTGCCACGGCCCCGTATCTGACAAATGCCGTTACGGAATTCGTTGTTGATGAGAATGCTGCTATCGAACATGACAAGTTGCAGGATGAAAGCATCGAAGGCTTTCACATCGGAACGATTCACTTCCAGCAAAGCAGAACGAGCAACGTTGTCTCGAATGCCATCAATCTGGGGGCGGCAATTGCCCGGAACAACATTACCGCGGTGCTGAACGGCGAAGGAATTGAATCAACGCTGAATGGCTTGTCTCTTGCAACAGGAACGCAGCACGTCGATAACCACACAACAATCGATCATGCGAAGCCGCATTGTGCAAGCCACGAGTTGTACAAATCGATTCTGGATGGGAAATCGAAGGGCGTGTTCAACGGCAAAATCTTCGTCCGGAAGGACGCACAGAAAACCGACGCCAAGCAGACGAACAAGACCCTGCTACTTTCGGATGATGCTACGATCGATACCAAGCCGCAGCTTGAGATTTTTGCGGATGATGTGAAATGTACGCACGGTGCAACCGTCGGCCATCTTGATGAAGAACAGAAATTCTACCTCCGCTCGCGCGGCATCGGCGAAGAAGAGGCGAACGACTTGCTTACTTTCGCCTTTGCCAGTGACGTCATCAACCGGGTTCATGTCGACGCGTTGCGTGAGCAGCTCGATACAATGATTCACGCCCGGCTGCAACGGGGACGCACACTTGCGGGATGA
- a CDS encoding cysteine desulfurase — protein MEIASATYIEEKLKAPVPVESCRFHFPLLRRQVNGKPLVYFDNAATSQKPQVVIDAIMRYYHEENSNIHRGVHYLSTKATEAYEEARLKVQRFINARSIEEVIYVRGTTEAINLVATTYGRKNVSEGDEVLISAMEHHSNIVPWQMLCEERKATMHIIPMNDAGELLLDEYEQLLGERTKIVCLAHISNALGTINPIKRMIAAAHAKGIPVLIDGAQAMPHMRVDMQDLDCDFYAFSSHKMFGPTGVGVLYGKKELLNAMPPYQGGGDMIKSVTFEKTTYNDLPYKFEAGTPNIEGAIGLGAAIDYMKGMDLTAVAAYEHELLTYAAAKLLEIPGLRIIGTAKEKASVISFVLEGIHPHDIGTILDYEGIAIRTGHHCAQPVMQRFGVPATARASFAFYNTKEEVDVLVKAIYKVKEVLG, from the coding sequence ATGGAAATCGCCTCTGCTACATATATCGAAGAAAAGCTGAAAGCTCCGGTGCCTGTTGAGAGTTGCCGGTTCCATTTTCCGCTTCTGAGACGGCAGGTGAACGGAAAGCCGCTTGTGTACTTCGATAATGCGGCCACGAGTCAGAAACCTCAAGTCGTGATCGACGCGATTATGCGTTACTATCACGAAGAGAACTCGAATATTCATCGCGGCGTTCACTATCTGAGTACCAAGGCGACAGAGGCTTATGAAGAGGCCCGGTTGAAGGTGCAGCGGTTCATCAATGCCCGATCCATTGAGGAAGTGATTTATGTCCGGGGAACAACGGAAGCGATCAACCTCGTTGCAACAACATACGGACGTAAGAATGTCAGCGAGGGTGATGAAGTGCTGATTTCTGCAATGGAGCATCACTCCAATATCGTTCCGTGGCAGATGCTGTGTGAAGAGCGCAAAGCGACGATGCATATCATTCCGATGAATGATGCTGGTGAGCTTCTGCTCGACGAATATGAGCAATTACTGGGTGAACGGACAAAGATCGTTTGCCTTGCTCACATCTCAAATGCCCTCGGAACGATCAATCCCATTAAACGCATGATCGCTGCTGCGCATGCGAAGGGAATTCCCGTGCTCATCGACGGAGCGCAGGCAATGCCCCACATGAGAGTTGATATGCAGGATTTGGATTGCGACTTCTACGCGTTTTCGTCTCACAAGATGTTCGGTCCGACCGGGGTTGGCGTCCTGTACGGGAAGAAGGAGTTACTCAACGCGATGCCGCCGTATCAAGGGGGCGGCGACATGATCAAGTCCGTAACATTCGAGAAAACGACGTACAATGATCTTCCCTACAAATTCGAAGCCGGAACGCCGAACATCGAAGGCGCAATCGGGCTTGGCGCCGCGATTGATTATATGAAAGGAATGGATTTGACCGCCGTTGCAGCGTACGAGCACGAACTGCTGACGTATGCCGCGGCAAAGTTGCTCGAGATCCCCGGCTTACGCATCATTGGAACGGCGAAGGAGAAGGCGAGTGTTATCTCATTCGTGCTGGAAGGAATTCACCCGCACGATATCGGTACAATTCTCGACTACGAAGGAATCGCCATCCGGACGGGACATCATTGCGCCCAGCCGGTAATGCAGCGGTTCGGTGTTCCCGCAACTGCCCGTGCCTCATTCGCATTCTACAACACGAAGGAAGAAGTTGATGTCCTTGTGAAAGCTATCTACAAAGTGAAAGAGGTACTCGGCTGA
- a CDS encoding SUF system NifU family Fe-S cluster assembly protein: MSLLRELYQEVILDHNKNPRNFRIMEDATKHVEGYNPLCGDHYTIYVKMEGDVISDVSFQGAGCAISKSSASVMTSLLKGKSRKEAEQMFNDFHNLVKGELNAEENLETLGKLAAFAGVSEFPARVKCASLAWHTLHAALHDDAQRVTTE, translated from the coding sequence ATGTCACTGCTTCGTGAACTGTATCAGGAAGTCATTCTCGATCATAACAAGAATCCCCGCAACTTCCGCATCATGGAAGATGCGACGAAGCATGTCGAGGGATACAATCCGCTGTGCGGTGATCACTACACGATTTATGTGAAGATGGAGGGAGATGTAATCAGCGATGTGAGTTTTCAGGGGGCGGGATGCGCTATTTCGAAATCGTCGGCCTCCGTCATGACATCGTTATTGAAAGGCAAGTCCAGAAAGGAAGCCGAACAGATGTTCAACGACTTTCACAATCTTGTGAAGGGAGAGTTGAATGCCGAGGAGAATCTGGAAACGCTCGGCAAGCTCGCGGCGTTCGCAGGTGTCAGTGAATTTCCGGCGAGAGTGAAGTGTGCAAGTCTCGCCTGGCATACGCTCCACGCGGCGTTGCATGACGACGCTCAGAGAGTTACAACCGAATGA
- a CDS encoding DUF59 domain-containing protein, producing the protein MEEEKSRQVEDGVSGNGQTEVRELSTIEQSIIHNNAIEAIKTCYDPEIPVNIYELGLIYDVKVAADGGVLVLMTLTSPHCPAAQSLPREVEAKVKAITNVTQAVVKVVWDPQWNPSMMTEAARLELGF; encoded by the coding sequence ATGGAAGAAGAAAAGAGCCGGCAAGTCGAAGACGGCGTATCAGGAAACGGGCAAACCGAAGTGCGGGAGTTGAGCACAATCGAGCAGAGCATTATTCATAACAATGCCATCGAGGCAATCAAAACCTGCTACGACCCGGAAATCCCGGTTAACATCTACGAGCTGGGATTGATTTACGATGTGAAAGTGGCGGCAGACGGCGGTGTGCTGGTGTTAATGACGCTGACGTCGCCGCATTGTCCCGCTGCCCAATCCTTGCCGCGGGAAGTGGAAGCAAAAGTCAAAGCCATAACGAATGTGACGCAGGCGGTTGTGAAGGTCGTTTGGGACCCGCAATGGAATCCGAGCATGATGACCGAAGCTGCAAGACTTGAATTGGGTTTCTGA
- a CDS encoding iron-sulfur cluster assembly accessory protein, translating to METTVTNIPVRPELNEEIVLTEKAAHQVRKLKAENSIPEHHGLRLGVKGGGCSGMTYVLAFDEKPKENDKIMEQLGIQMFVDPKSLFFLSGTVLDFSDGLNGKGFVFNNPQAAKTCGCGQSFGV from the coding sequence ATGGAAACAACCGTAACAAACATCCCCGTACGACCTGAGTTGAATGAAGAGATTGTGCTTACGGAAAAAGCTGCACATCAGGTGCGCAAGCTGAAAGCGGAGAACAGTATTCCCGAGCATCACGGCTTGCGGCTTGGCGTGAAGGGCGGAGGCTGCTCGGGCATGACGTACGTTCTCGCGTTTGACGAGAAGCCGAAAGAGAATGACAAAATCATGGAGCAACTCGGCATTCAAATGTTTGTTGATCCGAAAAGTTTGTTCTTCCTTTCGGGAACCGTTCTCGATTTCAGCGACGGGTTGAACGGAAAAGGCTTCGTGTTCAACAATCCGCAAGCGGCGAAAACCTGCGGCTGCGGACAGTCGTTCGGCGTTTAG
- a CDS encoding superoxide dismutase, with product MKRRNFIKTVAASGAVAAASPLVHIQSILYQSTQTKENHMAYEWKFNPRPYSDEEAKKLLANVIDAETTDWHYNTHHKGYVTALNTIEKELETADRSKANGNYSQIGELKRRTTWNHAGTLLHDIYWDVMGGDGDVSKGPEIKAAIEKEFGSVDAWKADFKAGAVSAKLSGWGVLVYDMLYSKRLLNVTVDEHHYGAIWGGIPLIPCDVFEHAYYHKDGPKRAAYIDNFLANLHWGRINERYKKFAK from the coding sequence ATGAAACGACGTAACTTCATCAAAACTGTGGCAGCATCCGGAGCGGTTGCTGCCGCTTCACCGCTTGTGCATATTCAATCAATTCTATATCAATCAACACAAACTAAGGAGAACCACATGGCATACGAGTGGAAATTCAATCCCCGTCCGTACTCTGACGAAGAAGCAAAGAAACTTCTTGCGAACGTCATCGATGCGGAGACAACAGATTGGCACTACAATACACACCACAAAGGGTACGTTACCGCACTCAATACGATCGAGAAAGAACTTGAAACCGCGGATCGCTCGAAGGCAAACGGCAACTACAGTCAGATAGGCGAGCTGAAGCGCCGCACAACGTGGAATCATGCCGGAACGCTTTTGCATGACATCTACTGGGATGTGATGGGCGGCGACGGCGATGTTTCGAAGGGCCCGGAAATCAAGGCAGCCATTGAGAAGGAATTCGGTTCCGTTGACGCATGGAAAGCAGATTTCAAAGCCGGCGCCGTTTCGGCAAAGCTGAGCGGTTGGGGCGTGTTGGTGTACGATATGCTTTACTCGAAGCGGCTTCTCAACGTGACGGTCGACGAGCATCACTATGGCGCAATCTGGGGCGGCATTCCGTTGATTCCGTGCGATGTGTTCGAGCATGCCTACTACCACAAAGATGGCCCGAAGCGCGCGGCATACATCGATAACTTTCTCGCCAACCTTCACTGGGGAAGAATAAACGAACGGTACAAGAAGTTCGCGAAGTAG
- a CDS encoding LON peptidase substrate-binding domain-containing protein: MSKELLPLFPLQVVLFPDSLLPLHIFEERYKQLINECWDERREFGINLVQHSEMAKVGCTAEVREVVKKYNDGKMDILVRGSRRYLLANLVMSSSQYSVGRINVLKDQHEVPDTALAMDTIRLHNELVRIVYRDDAFTIEWDERNPILSFRIAQKAGMELAHRQEVLEQNSENQRLALLHKYFVEVIPRLERLGEVERIIKSDGYRIN; encoded by the coding sequence ATGTCCAAAGAACTGCTGCCGTTGTTTCCGCTGCAGGTTGTTCTCTTTCCCGATTCTCTTCTTCCGCTTCACATCTTTGAAGAGCGCTACAAGCAACTCATCAACGAATGTTGGGACGAGCGAAGAGAGTTCGGCATCAATCTCGTGCAGCACAGCGAGATGGCAAAAGTGGGCTGTACCGCTGAAGTGCGTGAGGTGGTGAAGAAATACAATGACGGAAAAATGGATATTCTTGTGCGGGGGAGCCGACGTTACTTGCTGGCGAATCTGGTGATGAGTTCATCACAGTACAGCGTGGGTCGCATCAACGTGTTGAAAGATCAACACGAGGTGCCGGACACAGCCCTTGCAATGGACACGATTCGCCTGCATAACGAACTCGTTCGAATTGTGTACAGGGATGATGCATTCACGATTGAATGGGACGAACGCAACCCGATACTCTCCTTCCGAATCGCACAGAAAGCTGGAATGGAACTCGCCCATCGGCAGGAAGTACTTGAACAGAATTCAGAAAACCAGAGACTGGCGCTTCTCCACAAATACTTCGTTGAAGTCATCCCGCGACTTGAGCGGCTTGGCGAAGTAGAACGGATCATTAAAAGTGACGGATATCGTATCAACTAA
- the folP gene encoding dihydropteroate synthase, whose protein sequence is MSDPYIFTFGKREYNLSSRTHIMGVLNVTPDSFSDGGKYFNVDAAVDHGMAMIDEGADMIDVGGESTRPKGSVYGSGAEEVDVEEELRRILPVVARLAKLTNVPISVDTYKSRVAMQALDAGAVIVNDISGLTIDREMAGAVGSRKGSLILMHIKGTPKTMQENPVYGNLFGEIADFLSTGIETARRAGITQILIDPGIGFGKTVEHNLQLVKDIGKLKGLGCPIVIGASRKNFIGKILNVPIDERLEGSLAAAVAASWNGAQVVRVHDVKETKRALMIADAIRNA, encoded by the coding sequence ATGAGTGACCCGTACATCTTCACATTTGGAAAACGGGAATACAACCTCTCTTCACGGACCCACATCATGGGGGTTCTGAATGTGACTCCCGACTCGTTTTCTGATGGTGGAAAGTATTTCAATGTTGACGCTGCGGTTGACCACGGCATGGCAATGATTGATGAGGGAGCCGATATGATCGACGTGGGAGGTGAGTCAACACGTCCCAAGGGAAGTGTTTACGGATCGGGGGCTGAAGAAGTCGACGTAGAAGAAGAATTGCGGAGAATTCTGCCTGTTGTTGCCCGGCTTGCAAAGCTGACAAACGTGCCGATTTCCGTTGATACGTACAAGTCCCGCGTTGCAATGCAGGCGCTGGATGCCGGCGCGGTAATTGTCAACGACATCAGCGGCTTGACGATTGACAGAGAAATGGCCGGGGCCGTCGGATCGAGAAAGGGTTCGTTAATTCTCATGCACATAAAGGGGACGCCCAAGACAATGCAAGAGAATCCGGTCTACGGGAATTTGTTCGGAGAAATCGCCGACTTCCTTTCAACGGGAATCGAAACGGCACGCAGGGCAGGCATCACGCAAATCTTGATTGATCCGGGGATTGGCTTTGGGAAAACGGTTGAGCACAATCTCCAACTTGTCAAAGATATTGGAAAGCTGAAAGGGCTGGGTTGCCCGATTGTGATCGGGGCTTCGCGCAAAAATTTCATCGGAAAGATCCTCAATGTTCCGATTGATGAGAGATTGGAAGGATCGCTGGCGGCTGCAGTAGCGGCATCATGGAACGGGGCGCAGGTTGTGCGGGTTCACGACGTAAAAGAGACAAAACGGGCTCTCATGATTGCCGATGCAATCAGAAACGCCTAA
- the cdaA gene encoding diadenylate cyclase CdaA, with translation MVELFKIGFLSFTLVDLLDVALVSFIFYRLYLVMRGTIAAQIFVGLVLIVAFSFFAQAVNLKAMGWILRTLTDIWVIAFIILFQPELRRLLVLVGRNPVIRFFIKTNVDESIDEVVAAVTELSRKKQGALIVFIRATGIKIHMESGTKMEAIVSRSLILSIFNPKSPLHDGAIVIKDRLIEAARCILPLSYTAEWEGVPLGTRHRAALGISEQADVVVLVVSEETGIVSIAEGGLLTRGLSPAVLRRELKERLSMEPDHSFSSIMKLVRNSN, from the coding sequence ATGGTTGAACTTTTCAAAATAGGCTTCCTTTCTTTCACGCTCGTTGACTTGCTCGACGTGGCACTCGTGTCGTTTATCTTCTATCGCCTCTATCTGGTGATGAGGGGAACAATCGCCGCGCAGATTTTCGTCGGGCTTGTACTGATTGTGGCCTTCTCGTTTTTTGCGCAAGCCGTCAACCTGAAGGCCATGGGGTGGATACTCCGAACGCTTACCGATATTTGGGTGATAGCATTTATTATTCTGTTTCAGCCGGAATTGCGTCGATTGCTTGTCCTCGTCGGGCGGAATCCCGTTATCCGGTTCTTCATAAAGACCAATGTCGATGAATCCATTGACGAAGTTGTTGCCGCGGTTACTGAACTCTCGCGAAAAAAACAGGGGGCTTTAATCGTTTTCATTCGTGCCACGGGCATCAAAATTCACATGGAGTCGGGGACGAAAATGGAGGCAATCGTTAGCCGATCCCTGATTCTCTCCATCTTCAATCCCAAATCACCATTGCACGACGGCGCAATTGTCATTAAGGATAGGTTGATCGAAGCCGCGCGTTGCATTCTGCCGCTTTCGTACACGGCGGAATGGGAGGGAGTTCCGCTTGGCACCCGGCATCGTGCCGCGCTCGGCATTTCGGAACAGGCCGACGTTGTCGTGTTGGTGGTGTCGGAGGAGACGGGAATTGTCTCGATTGCGGAGGGTGGATTGCTCACTCGCGGGCTTAGCCCCGCCGTGTTGCGTCGTGAACTCAAAGAGCGTCTCTCGATGGAACCTGACCACTCGTTCAGTTCGATCATGAAACTTGTACGAAATTCCAATTGA
- a CDS encoding protein-L-isoaspartate(D-aspartate) O-methyltransferase produces MISLLKDRGITDSLLLRSMLTVKRHLFVPEPFTSRAYEDSALPIGMQQTISQPYTVAFMTQALGVKAGDKVLEIGTGSGYQAAVLAEMGARVFTIERHAELLSGARRLFDRLNYRIASKAGDGTVGWNEFAPFNGIIVTAGAPDVPEPLMKQLDNGGKLVIPVGDLDFQTLMVVTRLGEKFERKEIHGFKFVPLIGKMGWSR; encoded by the coding sequence ATGATCTCTTTGCTGAAGGACAGGGGGATTACCGACTCCCTCCTTTTGCGCAGCATGTTAACAGTCAAACGCCACCTGTTCGTTCCGGAGCCCTTCACGAGTCGAGCCTACGAGGATTCCGCGTTACCCATTGGGATGCAGCAAACCATCTCCCAGCCATACACTGTTGCTTTTATGACGCAGGCACTGGGCGTGAAGGCGGGCGACAAGGTTCTGGAAATCGGAACAGGCTCGGGATATCAGGCCGCGGTTCTTGCGGAAATGGGGGCGAGAGTATTCACCATTGAACGCCATGCCGAATTACTGAGCGGAGCACGACGGCTCTTCGACAGACTGAACTACCGCATTGCCTCGAAAGCGGGAGACGGCACAGTGGGGTGGAATGAGTTTGCCCCTTTCAACGGTATTATCGTTACGGCGGGAGCTCCCGATGTTCCCGAACCGCTCATGAAACAACTCGACAACGGCGGAAAACTCGTTATTCCGGTTGGTGATCTTGACTTTCAGACTCTCATGGTTGTGACGCGTTTGGGTGAGAAATTTGAACGCAAGGAAATTCACGGTTTCAAGTTCGTGCCCCTCATCGGAAAAATGGGATGGAGCCGGTAA